One Desmodus rotundus isolate HL8 chromosome 10, HLdesRot8A.1, whole genome shotgun sequence genomic window, CTAAATGTTAAtcacttaaaaaaaccaaacaagcagCTAAaccccttatttttaaaaagaaggaaattaaacacATTATCGAAGCTTCTGGTTCCAAGAACCTGCTTTCCAAAAGCCAAGTATTTATTTCACCCTGACTGTACCATCCCCCTCACCCACCCTTCCTATTCGAGGCATTTGAAACTGTTCTTACCTTGTAGTCCActttgcctttgcttttatcATTGGATTCTTGTACCGCTTTTCTAGGCCACATGCGGCTAACAAAGGGGGAAATCAGAGGGTATATGTATGGTTCCAGGAACTTTTTGTAGACCCAGAGCAGAACCGGAATGACTATACAAGGAATGCACACCATTGTCCCAGGTGTGAGCTCCTGACTGCTGAAAGACACGAAGAA contains:
- the C10H18orf32 gene encoding UPF0729 protein C18orf32 homolog, translating into MVCIPCIVIPVLLWVYKKFLEPYIYPLISPFVSRMWPRKAVQESNDKSKGKVDYKGADINGLPAKGPIEVSDKKKD